From a single Paenibacillus sp. FSL R5-0345 genomic region:
- a CDS encoding molybdopterin-dependent oxidoreductase, which yields MSGMLGRLRKGYGKKLRALHTWNGWIVVILALTGLVLVGGFWRGFLGEGRVWIKGLHIVVGIVSILPVIYYLLLASKHWKQLKEKPWQRFNVLVVLFLLLGWFVSGVLLWQFRRVGPQVSNLALVIHDVLTWVGLPYIIYHSLTRVKWLKEPNRRTIKSESIGSTDSTSQDTPQPVYTRRAFIRGTIGVGLALTIGPSFVKWLGSSIGNIGGSETIDKLIENDRNLLLPAPQPLEASSPPLGGGSQGQFRVYTVTPIPEFTNDNWSFKVDGLVEQSFTWNWEQFVQLQRTVQVSDFHCVTGWSVYKNTWEGIKLKDLLQQAGVKSTAKTVKFYSGDGVYTDTLTLDQADMDDVMVAVMHDGKPIPSDLGGPVRLIVPKMFAYKSVKWLNRIELIEGEHTGYWEQRGYSNDAWV from the coding sequence ATGAGCGGTATGCTTGGTCGGTTACGTAAAGGGTACGGGAAAAAACTGCGGGCACTTCACACCTGGAACGGCTGGATCGTCGTAATTTTAGCTTTGACGGGACTTGTGCTAGTAGGCGGTTTCTGGCGGGGGTTCCTTGGTGAAGGCAGGGTATGGATTAAAGGCTTGCACATCGTGGTAGGTATCGTCTCGATCCTACCTGTTATATATTATCTTCTGCTGGCAAGTAAACATTGGAAGCAGTTAAAGGAGAAACCTTGGCAGCGATTCAATGTACTTGTCGTACTCTTTCTGTTGCTTGGCTGGTTCGTTTCCGGCGTGTTATTATGGCAATTCCGTAGAGTTGGACCGCAAGTCTCTAATCTTGCTTTGGTCATTCATGATGTACTGACCTGGGTTGGACTGCCTTATATTATCTATCACTCGCTTACTCGTGTGAAATGGCTAAAGGAGCCGAATCGTCGGACCATCAAGAGTGAGAGTATAGGGAGTACCGATTCTACCTCTCAGGATACCCCCCAACCAGTCTATACGCGTAGGGCGTTCATTCGCGGGACGATCGGTGTAGGGCTTGCTCTTACAATCGGCCCCTCATTTGTAAAATGGCTAGGTAGCTCAATTGGAAACATCGGAGGCAGTGAAACGATCGATAAACTAATCGAGAATGATCGCAACCTGCTGTTACCAGCACCGCAGCCACTGGAGGCATCCTCACCACCTCTTGGGGGTGGGTCACAGGGTCAATTCCGTGTTTATACCGTAACCCCAATTCCGGAGTTCACGAACGATAATTGGTCCTTTAAGGTAGATGGTCTTGTGGAGCAGAGCTTTACTTGGAACTGGGAGCAATTCGTTCAATTACAGCGGACGGTTCAAGTAAGTGATTTTCATTGTGTAACAGGTTGGTCCGTCTACAAGAATACCTGGGAAGGCATTAAACTAAAGGATCTTCTACAACAGGCTGGGGTGAAGTCAACTGCAAAGACGGTGAAATTCTACTCCGGGGATGGGGTATATACAGATACGCTTACGCTGGATCAAGCGGATATGGACGATGTTATGGTTGCAGTTATGCATGATGGAAAACCGATTCCAAGCGATCTCGGTGGACCGGTTCGGTTAATTGTCCCCAAAATGTTCGCTTACAAATCAGTGAAATGGCTGAACCGGATTGAACTGATCGAAGGAGAGCATACAGGCTATTGGGAGCAACGTGGATATTCGAATGACGCTTGGGTATAA